Proteins encoded in a region of the Haloglomus salinum genome:
- a CDS encoding phage tail protein has protein sequence MADRHGPLRTGRFVVEVGGVEVSGFQVVDLPARSTKVQEYREGSDSDRQRKLTGQTEYEDLTMVRGARKDDASLYDWRKAIEQGKMEEGRKDLAVVLQDENGEEAIRWEFTNAWPKRYEPPRLDATAEGGGVATESVTVVFDEMQRPE, from the coding sequence ATGGCGGACCGACACGGGCCCCTCCGGACCGGCCGGTTCGTGGTGGAGGTCGGGGGCGTCGAGGTCTCGGGCTTCCAGGTCGTCGACCTCCCGGCACGCTCCACGAAGGTGCAGGAGTACAGGGAGGGCTCCGACTCGGACCGGCAGCGCAAACTCACGGGGCAGACGGAGTACGAGGACCTGACGATGGTCCGTGGGGCGAGAAAGGACGATGCCTCGCTGTACGACTGGCGCAAGGCCATCGAGCAGGGCAAGATGGAGGAGGGCCGGAAGGACCTCGCCGTGGTCCTGCAGGACGAGAACGGTGAGGAGGCGATCCGCTGGGAGTTCACGAACGCGTGGCCCAAGCGATACGAACCGCCGAGGCTCGACGCGACCGCCGAGGGCGGCGGTGTCGCGACCGAATCGGTCACCGTCGTCTTCGACGAGATGCAGCGACCGGAGTAG